In Mercenaria mercenaria strain notata chromosome 13, MADL_Memer_1, whole genome shotgun sequence, a single window of DNA contains:
- the LOC123529951 gene encoding ras-related protein Rab-7L1-like, with translation MTEVLFKVLIIGDPTVGKTSFVQRYVNNLFRRDYKMTIGVDFALKVIKWSDSQNIKLQLWDIAGQERFTSMTRVYYKDAHACIVMFDLTQRLTFQNTVKWKKDLDTKCSLQDGSPVPCLLLANKCDLNHREVEQPEIEEVCKEHDFVGWTEISVKEGLMVEESMRFLIEEMMAKHATLDDFSESLRMSTSPTIRPQASDKPATSGCSC, from the exons ATGACAGAGGTGTTGTTTAAGGTATTGATTATTGGTGACCCTACAGTGGGAAAGACATCATTTGTGCAGAGATATGTTAATAACTTATTCAGAAGAGATTATAAAATGACTATAGGAG TTGATTTTGCCTtgaaagttataaaatggtcTGATTCACAGAACATCAAGTTACAACTCTGGGATATTGCTG GTCAGGAGAGATTCACTTCCATGACCAGAGTGTACTACAAAGATGCTCATGCTTGTATAGTCATGTTTGACCTCACCCAGCGGCTCACTTTCCAAAATACAGTTAAATGGAAGAAAGACCTTGACACCAAATGTTCACTTCAGGATGGGTCACCTGTTCCTTGTCTACTATTAGCAAATAAA TGTGATTTGAACCACCGTGAAGTGGAGCAACCTGAGATAGAGGAGGTTTGTAAGGAGCATGACTTTGTTGGCTGGACAGAGATTTCAGTGAAAGAAGGTTTAATGGTGGAAGAATCTATGAG ATTTTTGATAGAGGAGATGATGGCAAAACATGCAACACTAGATGATTTTTCCGAGTCACTACGCATGTCAACGTCACCTACGATACGTCCACAAGCTAGTGATAAGCCAGCAACTTCAGGGTGTAGTTGCTGA